Below is a genomic region from Desulfonauticus submarinus.
TGCAACTATCTTTTAACAAAGATTTGCCTGTAGATGAAGGTTAATCTAGGGTGTTATATTTACTCTTGTGAATAGAGCTTTAATTAAAAGGAGTTTTTAAATGCCTGTTACTGCTTTAAAAGTAGAACTTTTAGCCATGACTCCCGATGCAATGACTTTAATTTATGCTGCTTTTAGACAATGTTATGCTAAGGGATTTGTGGGCAAGGATTTTAAAAAATGGGTAAAAGGCGAAGTTCCTTTGGAACAACAAAAACAGTTTATAGAGAATATTTTGGCCTCAGGGCATCAGAGCCCTATTGAGCATGTAAGTTTTACCTTTGCGGTAGAAGGGGTCTCTAGAGCCCTTACCCACCAGCTAGTACGACATAGAATCGCTTCTTATTCCCAACAAAGTCAACGCTATGTAGATGCAAAAGATTTTTGTTATATTCTTCCCCCTGCAATTGCTAAAAATGAAGAGGCAAAAGCAATTTTTGAAGAATTTATGACTCAGGCGGCAGAGACTTATGCAAAGTTGCAGGCTATTTTAGAGGATTCAGGCAGAGGGAAAAAGGCTAATGAAGATGCTAGATATGTACTTCCTAATGCGTGTGAGAGTAAGATAGTGTTTACGATGAATTGTAGGAGCTTGCTTAATTTTTTTGAACTGAGGTGTTGTAATAGAGCTCAGTGGGAAATTAGAAATATGGCTTGGAA
It encodes:
- the thyX gene encoding FAD-dependent thymidylate synthase, which translates into the protein MPVTALKVELLAMTPDAMTLIYAAFRQCYAKGFVGKDFKKWVKGEVPLEQQKQFIENILASGHQSPIEHVSFTFAVEGVSRALTHQLVRHRIASYSQQSQRYVDAKDFCYILPPAIAKNEEAKAIFEEFMTQAAETYAKLQAILEDSGRGKKANEDARYVLPNACESKIVFTMNCRSLLNFFELRCCNRAQWEIRNMAWKMLKLVREKLPVVFNLAGPKCERLGYCPEGEKFSCGKYPCKLG